From the Kogia breviceps isolate mKogBre1 chromosome 15, mKogBre1 haplotype 1, whole genome shotgun sequence genome, one window contains:
- the LOC131742012 gene encoding small ribosomal subunit protein eS27-like, producing MPLTKDLLHPSPEKRKHKKQHLVQSPNSYFMDVKCPGCYKITTIFSHAQTVVLCVGYSTVLCQPTGGKAKLTEECSFGRKQH from the coding sequence ATGCCTCTCACAAAGGATCTCCTTCATCCCTCTCcagaaaagaggaaacacaagAAGCAGCACCTGGTGCAGAGCCCTAATTCCTATTTCATGGATGTGAAATGCCCAGGATGCTATAAAATCACCACCATCTTTAGCCATGCACAAACAGTAGTTTTGTGTGTTGGCTACTCTACTGTCCTCTGCCAGCCCACAGGAGGAAAAGCAAAGCTTACGGAAGAATGCTCCTTCGGACGGAAGCAGCACTAA